In Chryseobacterium turcicum, a single window of DNA contains:
- a CDS encoding YggS family pyridoxal phosphate-dependent enzyme encodes MSIQNNYKEIKNQLPESVQLVAVSKTHPVSSIQEVYDLGQRVFGENKVQELVEKYPLLPKDIQWHIIGHLQTNKVKYIAEFVDTIQSIDSEKLLKEVNKEAGKHNRKIKVLLQVKIAEEDTKFGLEIEEAKSLFEKFVTGEFENIEITGLMGMATFTEDESQIKKEFSVLKNLFDQLNQTRKLETLSMGMSDDFPIAIECGANSVRVGSAIFGRRDYSI; translated from the coding sequence ATGAGTATTCAGAATAATTACAAAGAAATAAAAAATCAATTACCGGAAAGTGTACAATTGGTTGCTGTTTCAAAAACGCATCCCGTTTCTTCCATTCAGGAAGTTTATGATTTGGGACAACGAGTTTTTGGTGAAAATAAAGTTCAGGAACTGGTTGAGAAATACCCTCTTCTTCCAAAAGATATTCAGTGGCATATCATCGGACATCTTCAGACTAATAAAGTGAAATATATTGCAGAATTTGTTGATACTATTCAAAGTATAGATTCTGAAAAGCTTTTGAAAGAAGTTAACAAAGAAGCCGGAAAACACAACCGTAAGATAAAAGTTTTACTTCAGGTAAAAATTGCCGAAGAAGACACAAAATTCGGATTAGAAATTGAAGAAGCAAAATCTTTATTTGAAAAATTCGTTACCGGAGAATTTGAAAATATCGAAATCACAGGTTTGATGGGAATGGCAACTTTTACAGAAGACGAGAGTCAAATAAAAAAAGAATTTTCAGTCTTAAAAAACCTGTTCGATCAATTAAACCAAACCAGAAAACTCGAAACTTTATCAATGGGAATGAGTGATGATTTCCCAATTGCGATTGAGTGTGGAGCCAATTCTGTACGGGTAGGTTCTGCAATTTTTGGACGAAGAGATTACTCAATATAG